One part of the Glycine soja cultivar W05 chromosome 11, ASM419377v2, whole genome shotgun sequence genome encodes these proteins:
- the LOC114377311 gene encoding derlin-2.2, translating into MAQAVEEWYKQMPVITRSYLTAAVVTTIGCSLDIISPYHLYLNPILVVKQYQFWRLVTNFLYFRKMDLDFLFHMFFLARYCKLLEENSFRGRTADFFYMLLFGATVLTGIVLLGGMIPYLSESFAKIIFLSNSLTFMMVYVWSKQNPFIHMSFLGLFTFTAAYLPWVLLGFSVLVGASAWVDLLGMIAGHAYYFLEDVYPRMTGRRPLKTPSFIKALFADDPVVVARPANVRFAPPPAEELHQD; encoded by the exons ATGGCTCAAGCGGTTGAAGAATGGTATAAGCAGATGCCCGTCATCACGCGCTCCTATCTCACCGCTGCTGTTGTCACCACTATCGGATGCTCCCTTGAT ATAATTTCTCCGTATCATTTGTACTTGAACCCTATATTGGTGGTGAAGCAATATCAGTTTTGGCGCCTGGTTACTAATTTCTTGTACTTTCGTAAAATGG ACTTGGATTTCCTGTTTCATATGTTTTTTCTTGCTCGTTACTGCAAGCTTCTTGAGGAGAACTCGTTCAGGGGGAGGACTGCTGATTTCTTTTACATGCTCTTATTTGGTGCCACTGTATTGACTGGAATTGTTCTTCTTGGGGGCATGATACCTTATTTATCAGAGTCGTTCGCAAAAATAATATTCCTTAGCAACTCATTGACATTTATGATG gtttaCGTGTGGAGCAAACAAAATCCCTTCATTCACATGAGCTTCCTGGGTCTCTTTACTTTCACTGCTGCCTACCTTCCATGG GTTCTCTTGGGGTTCTCTGTACTCGTTGGTGCTAGTGCTTGGGTGGATCTACTG GGAATGATTGCTGGCCATGCATATTATTTTCTTGAAGATGTTTATCCTCGGATGACAGGTCGTAGGCCACTAAAAACACCATCATTCATCAAAGCACTATTTGCAGATGACCCAGTTGTTGTTGCACGGCCTGCTAATGTCAGGTTTGCTCCCCCACCTGCTGAAGAACTTCACCAAGATTGA
- the LOC114373282 gene encoding RNA-binding protein Y14-like has product MEGTTWLNFWNCETPKNEGSTIRGGAGRGIAAKRLTIASDKSQHKRVLSHPALVSCVEKHKEAEIQGSAVDIEALDFKPEDDDLMDEEGTPDADASLPQPKLKFTFTAIVAPKKTKGCEFRQDTDANCDTRLSDSDSLTIEGGPGRQRSTKGWIILVIDVHEEAQANDLQNAFGEYGEIKNLHLNLDRRTIFVKVTLFIPKLLWHRPLHHHQQYRRQILK; this is encoded by the exons ATGGAAGGTACGACGTGGCTTAATTTCTGGAACTGTGAAACT ccaAAAAACGAAGGTAGCACCATCCGTGGTGGTGCGGGAAGAGGCATTGCCGCCAAAAGACTTACCATTGCAAGCGATAAATCACAACATAAAAGGGTTCTCTCTCACCCTGCGTTAGTTTCGTGTGTTGAGAAGCACAAAGAGGCAGAGATTCAAGGAAGTGCAGTTGACATTGAAGCCTTGGATTTCAAGCCTGAGGACGATGACTTGATGGATGAGGAGGGCACCCCCGACGCTGACGCTTCTCTGCCTCAACCTAAGCTTAAATTCACCTTCACCGCCATTGTCGCCCCCAAAAAGACCAAGGGTTGTGAATTCCGGCAGGATACCGATGCCAACTGTGACACTCGCCTCTCTGACTCTGACTCTCTCACCATCGAGGGCGGCCCTGGCCGTCAAAG ATCCACTAAAGGATGGATCATTTTGGTCATTGACGTGCACGAGGAAGCGCAAGCGAATGATTTGCAAAACGCCTTTGGTGAATATGGAGAGATTAAGAACCTGCATTTGAATCTCGATCGTCGCACTATTTTTGTCAAAGTAACTCTTTTCATTCCTAAGTTGCTCTGGCACCGCCCCTTGCACCACCACCAACA GTACAGACgacaaatactaaaataa
- the LOC114373882 gene encoding probable serine/threonine-protein kinase PBL23, producing MQTVVELIVLVPNHKSLEGFVIKGQTRHHHQSLIKMGCFPCCKSEAESSSSNASAGKISKGRRTFKSLASVMSHKTGSSRQRRIDAEIRKYGSAKNDVKVFTYAQLAEATNNYNSDCLVGEGGFGNVYKGFLKSVDQTVAVKVLNREGAQGTREFFAEILMLSMVQHPNLVKLVGYCAEDQHRILVYEFMSNGSLENHLLDIGADKEPMDWKNRMKIAEGAARGLEYLHNGADPAIIYRDFKSSNILLDENFNPKLSDFGLAKIGPKEGEEHVATRVMGTFGYCAPEYAASGQLSTKSDIYSFGVVLLEIITGRRVFDTARGTEEQNLIDWAQPLFKDRTKFTLMADPLLKGQFPVKGLFQALAVAAMCLQEEPDTRPYMDDVVTALAHLAVHRVEEKDIAGESVICAGHVESFRAISSAGSGRT from the exons ATGCAAACTGTGGTGGAGCTTATTGTGTTGGTGCCCAATCACAAATCTCTTGAAGGATTTGTAATAAAGGGCCAGACCAGGCACCATCACCAAAGTTTGATTAAAATGGGTTGCTTCCCATGCTGTAAGTCAGAGGCTGAATCATCCTCTTCAAATGCATCCGCCGGAAAAATTTCCAAAGGAAGGAGAACATTCAAATCATTGGCTTCAGTTATGTCACATAAAACAG GTAGTAGCAGGCAAAGACGGATAGATGCAGAGATAAGAAAATATGGATCAGCAAAAAACGATGTCAAAGTATTCACATATGCACAACTTGCTGAAGCTACAAACAACTACAATTCTGATTGCCTGGTTGGCGAAGGTGGATTCGGGAATGTCTACAAAGGATTCTTAAAAAGTGTTGATCAA ACTGTAGCTGTGAAGGTACTGAACAGGGAAGGAGCGCAAGGAACACGAGAATTTTTTGCAGAGATTTTGATGTTGAGCATGGTGCAACACCCAAATCTTGTGAAGCTCGTTGGTTATTGTGCAGAAGACCAACATAGgattttggtttatgaattcaTGTCCAATGGGAGTTTGGAAAATCACCTTTTAG ACATAGGTGCAGATAAGGAGCCTATGGATTGGAAGAATAGAATGAAAATAGCAGAGGGAGCAGCTAGAGGACTTGAATATTTGCATAACGGTGCAGATCCAGCTATTATATACCGTGATTTTAAATCATCTAATATACTAttagatgaaaattttaatcCAAAGCTCTCTGATTTTGGACTTGCTAAGATTGGTCCAAAAGAAGGTGAGGAGCATGTGGCAACTAGGGTGATGGGGACTTTTGGTTATTGTGCACCAGAGTATGCTGCTTCGGGTCAGCTTAGCACAAAGTCAGATATTTATAGTTTTGGGGTTGTGCTTTTGGAAATAATCACAGGTAGGAGGGTATTTGACACTGCAAGAGGCACAGAAGAGCAAAACTTGATTGACTGG GCACAACCTTTGTTTAAGGACAGAACGAAGTTCACTCTAATGGCTGATCCTTTGCTTAAAGGTCAGTTCCCTGTGAAGGGTCTGTTTCAAGCCCTTGCAGTAGCAGCAATGTGTCTCCAAGAGGAACCTGACACACGACCTTACATGGACGACGTTGTGACGGCTCTTGCACATCTAGCAGTGCACAGAGTTGAAGAAAAGGACATAGCTGGTGAATCTGTAATATGTGCCGGGCATGTTGAATCTTTTAGAGCTATAAGTTCAGCTGGATCTGGGAGGACGTAG
- the LOC114373883 gene encoding uncharacterized protein LOC114373883: MAAPVAIGTRGTIGSLVRKEIEYFTKFELERRASSQKPQQHFVDMDMVSGRSYSISRPSFWELLTTWKRRKRRGTSGFLPKICSVIEVAESNNHLNKTAGYSYRILRNDITTFISK, from the coding sequence ATGGCTGCTCCTGTTGCTATAGGAACAAGGGGCACTATTGGATCTCTAGTAAGGAAGGAAATTGAATACTTCACCAAGTTTGAGTTAGAGAGAAGAGCAAGTTCACAAAAACCTCAGCAACATTTTGTGGACATGGACATGGTTTCTGGCAGAAGCTATTCCATTTCAAGGCCTAGTTTCTGGGAGTTGCTAACAACATGGAAGAGGAGGAAGAGAAGAGGCACAAGTGGTTTTCTTCCAAAAATCTGTTCAGTTATAGAAGTAGCTGAGAGTAATAATCACTTAAACAAGACTGCTGGTTACAGCTACAGGATCCTCAGGAATGATATAACAACTTTCATCTCTAAGTGA